A genome region from Bifidobacterium coryneforme includes the following:
- a CDS encoding aspartate-semialdehyde dehydrogenase, producing the protein MTTINDRGINVAVLGATGQVGMVVRRILAERGFPVRDLRFMASAHSAGQEVDWCGHPIIVEDVEKADLAGIDLAIFSAGGATSKVWAPRFAEAGAYVVDNSSQWRMDPEVPLVVSEVNPEDLDRIPRGIVANPNCTTMACMPVLSPLAKAYGLNRLIVSSYQAVSGAGRAGVLQLRNEAAAAVEQGADKLAFDGSSIDFPAPTKVVRTIAFDAVPFIGSLADDGSEETDEEQKLRNESRKILHLPGLQASCTCVRVGVFTSHGMSINAEFDQDVTPDQARDLLAAAPGVSLSDIPTPLQAAGKDPSFVGRIRQDQAVPGRKGLAMFVANDNLRKGAALNAVQIAEVIVAKHFADRS; encoded by the coding sequence ATGACGACGATCAACGATCGGGGCATCAACGTTGCGGTGCTGGGCGCCACAGGGCAGGTCGGCATGGTTGTGCGTCGAATTCTGGCCGAGCGCGGTTTTCCCGTCAGAGACCTGAGATTCATGGCCTCGGCCCACTCCGCCGGGCAGGAAGTGGACTGGTGCGGGCATCCCATCATCGTGGAGGACGTCGAGAAGGCGGACCTGGCGGGTATCGACCTGGCCATCTTCTCGGCCGGTGGCGCCACCTCGAAGGTCTGGGCTCCCCGCTTCGCCGAGGCGGGTGCCTATGTGGTCGACAACTCCTCCCAGTGGCGGATGGATCCTGAGGTGCCCCTGGTGGTTTCCGAGGTCAACCCCGAAGATCTGGATCGGATTCCTCGCGGCATCGTGGCAAACCCCAACTGCACCACCATGGCCTGTATGCCTGTGCTGAGCCCCCTGGCCAAGGCGTACGGTCTCAACCGACTGATTGTCTCCTCCTACCAAGCGGTTTCCGGTGCCGGTCGGGCGGGAGTTCTCCAGCTCAGGAACGAGGCGGCTGCGGCGGTTGAGCAGGGCGCGGACAAGCTGGCGTTCGACGGTTCGTCCATCGACTTCCCCGCCCCCACCAAGGTGGTCAGGACCATTGCGTTCGATGCGGTTCCCTTCATCGGTTCGCTGGCGGATGACGGAAGCGAGGAGACCGATGAGGAGCAGAAACTGCGCAATGAGAGCCGTAAGATACTCCACCTGCCCGGTCTCCAGGCCTCCTGCACCTGTGTTCGTGTCGGGGTCTTCACCTCGCATGGCATGAGCATCAACGCCGAATTCGACCAGGACGTGACACCTGACCAGGCCAGGGACCTCCTGGCTGCGGCTCCTGGTGTGAGCCTTTCCGATATCCCGACCCCGCTCCAGGCGGCTGGCAAGGATCCCAGCTTTGTTGGCAGAATCCGTCAGGATCAGGCCGTGCCGGGCAGGAAGGGGCTGGCCATGTTCGTCGCCAACGACAACCTGCGCAAGGGTGCCGCCCTGAACGCCGTGCAGATTGCCGAGGTCATCGTCGCCAAGCACTTTGCGGACCGGTCCTGA
- a CDS encoding ACT domain-containing protein, whose product MNMAGGKSMGDLFPDLNGPEAPIISGVAHDRSETQVTLRSVPDKTGVAAKLFTILAEGGINIDMIVQAGASTGTVDISFTLPSAQADQVHPLLDQARDVIEFKSVDLNSDVGKVTLVGVGMKTHSGITATFFRALSDKHINVLMISTSEIRISALVPLEDLDDAVKAVHTAFELDADQVEAVVYGGTGR is encoded by the coding sequence ATGAATATGGCAGGCGGCAAATCAATGGGTGACCTCTTCCCGGACCTGAACGGTCCCGAGGCACCTATCATCTCGGGCGTGGCCCATGACCGCAGCGAGACCCAGGTCACTCTGCGGTCGGTCCCCGACAAGACGGGTGTGGCCGCCAAGCTCTTCACCATCCTGGCCGAGGGTGGTATCAACATCGATATGATCGTTCAGGCGGGTGCCTCCACCGGCACCGTTGATATTTCCTTCACCCTGCCCAGTGCCCAGGCCGACCAGGTCCACCCCCTGCTGGATCAGGCCAGGGATGTCATCGAGTTCAAGTCGGTCGACCTCAACTCCGATGTAGGCAAGGTCACCCTGGTTGGCGTAGGCATGAAGACGCACTCAGGCATCACCGCCACCTTCTTCCGGGCGCTGAGCGACAAGCACATCAACGTGCTGATGATCTCCACCTCGGAGATTCGCATCTCGGCCCTGGTCCCGCTGGAGGACCTGGATGATGCCGTCAAGGCCGTCCATACGGCCTTCGAACTGGACGCGGATCAGGTCGAGGCGGTCGTCTACGGCGGTACAGGTCGCTGA
- a CDS encoding aspartate kinase: MALIVQKFGGSSVADSDSIKRVAKRIIETKHAGNDMAVVVSAMGDTTDDLIDQALDVDSNPPAREMDMLMTAGERISMSLLAMTIHAQGESAHSFTGSQAGFMTDARYGAAHIRNVKPYRVMDALKHGEVGIVAGFQGVNADGDATTLGRGGSDTSAVALAVALHADVCEIYTDVDGVFTADPRIVPTARRISRISYEEMMEMAAGGSKVLALRCVEYAQRFRMPIHVRSSFSHRPGTLIMSQDMDVADIPNLAPNQCQVAQAQLDNQPDREG, translated from the coding sequence GTGGCTCTTATCGTTCAGAAATTCGGCGGATCCTCGGTAGCGGATTCGGATTCCATCAAGCGTGTGGCCAAGCGCATCATCGAGACCAAGCATGCAGGCAACGATATGGCTGTCGTGGTTTCGGCCATGGGAGACACCACCGACGATCTGATTGACCAGGCCCTGGACGTGGACTCCAATCCTCCCGCCCGGGAGATGGACATGCTGATGACAGCCGGTGAGCGTATTTCCATGAGTCTCCTGGCCATGACCATCCATGCCCAGGGTGAGAGCGCCCACTCCTTCACCGGCTCCCAGGCCGGTTTCATGACCGATGCCCGGTATGGTGCCGCCCACATCCGCAATGTCAAGCCCTATCGCGTGATGGATGCGCTGAAGCATGGCGAGGTCGGTATCGTGGCGGGGTTCCAGGGGGTCAATGCCGACGGCGACGCCACGACGCTCGGTCGCGGGGGGTCGGATACTTCGGCGGTGGCCCTTGCGGTGGCCCTTCACGCGGATGTCTGCGAGATTTACACTGATGTGGATGGGGTCTTCACGGCGGATCCCAGGATCGTTCCCACCGCCCGCCGTATTTCCAGGATTTCATACGAAGAGATGATGGAGATGGCTGCGGGTGGATCCAAGGTTCTGGCCCTGCGTTGCGTGGAATACGCCCAGAGGTTCCGCATGCCCATCCATGTGCGCAGCTCTTTCTCGCACCGGCCGGGGACGCTGATCATGTCCCAGGATATGGATGTGGCGGATATCCCCAACCTGGCACCGAATCAGTGTCAGGTGGCCCAGGCGCAGCTGGACAACCAGCCGGACCGTGAAGGATGA
- a CDS encoding type II secretion system F family protein, with protein sequence MNADLLSVQFGVLILIAGMLVLSSRCDARCRLESLTRKKALNAEVEGSAVLIASLAALVRNGSGLVEAYEELSDRRFATKEVTYDRVHTMLREWCLPDEQDEGMEAIAVALMASYRLSADSGCRASDCLRVVADMQKRQAAMKDARDGAFAMPRATVKLLSGLPILTVFLGELMGAHPLFFLFRPGAGLGCLVVGTCFYCAGLIWMRGLLNGLEKGESL encoded by the coding sequence ATGAACGCCGACCTGCTTTCCGTCCAATTCGGTGTCCTGATTCTGATTGCAGGGATGCTTGTTCTGTCGAGTCGATGTGATGCCAGGTGCCGTCTGGAATCACTGACCAGGAAGAAGGCCCTGAATGCCGAGGTTGAAGGGTCGGCGGTCCTGATTGCCTCCCTGGCTGCCCTGGTCCGTAACGGCAGTGGTCTGGTGGAGGCGTACGAGGAGTTGTCCGACCGACGGTTTGCCACCAAGGAAGTCACCTATGACCGTGTTCACACCATGCTTCGGGAGTGGTGTTTACCCGATGAACAAGATGAGGGCATGGAAGCCATTGCCGTTGCCCTGATGGCTTCGTATCGATTGAGTGCCGATTCGGGATGTCGGGCTTCGGACTGCCTGCGGGTGGTGGCCGACATGCAGAAACGTCAGGCTGCGATGAAGGACGCCCGTGACGGGGCCTTTGCCATGCCCAGGGCCACGGTGAAACTCCTCTCTGGTCTGCCGATTCTTACCGTTTTCCTAGGTGAGCTGATGGGTGCGCATCCGCTGTTCTTCCTTTTCCGGCCAGGCGCAGGATTGGGTTGTCTGGTTGTGGGGACCTGCTTTTACTGTGCCGGACTTATCTGGATGCGGGGGCTGCTCAACGGACTGGAGAAGGGGGAATCACTGTGA
- the dnaX gene encoding DNA polymerase III subunit gamma/tau yields MALALYRRYRPDTFDGIIGQGQVTVPLSRALDEHKLTHAYLFSGPRGCGKTSSARIFARCINCAEGPTSHPCGECDSCKDLATGGPGSIDVVEIDAASHNGVDDARELRERAGFAPVRDRYKIFILDEAHMVTQQGFNALLKIVEEPPEHVMFIFATTEPEKVIGTIRSRTHHYPFRLVPQEVMGPYLEEICSKEDIKAEPGVLKLTMRAGGGSVRDTLSVLDQLMVGAVDGAITYDSAVALLGFTPESLIGEAVDALINHDGTGLYGVIQKVVVGGFEPQRFVEDLLARVRDLLVLKLAGDKAESVLSEDSDADQVADLHRQADALGLTTLTSMADCINKTLASMNGTTSPRMRLELLAARLLAIGCEPMEAPQQARSADSAATRPAVPARSGFIGSGNRTGQQERNNPEAMPDKTASQTHSSDGPVQSPTQQAPSTRQSQTADQTGPARSESGAQSDTAPQSSPAPQGSSSVADGQEPIPSGAELDKRWDALVAALPDEVRDYVTRSKVPTVSMKTGSSGRQMLAMTFDRPLSQHAFAMAVTSQSVDGETKVPKIVMVRARQEFGDKTMIAPSGTAANGEQVESVAKMTPQRRAEVKKEVALARANLSTMNLDSAVMPHAASDMNHTGRDTAGTKSETGGKKSPAGDQAESGDGSDDAHHPGRPTGPETSVSQVVPEGRAVPAKQSASGPLPAAGFGSTDSYMQDDEDDPWAHPTPVRATGESGDRKQDEQPEEHETKKVAVPDLSDDIDPWAVPEQAAPAAESGSAPIDSSGSTVPAAGDAAAGLSSGSAERMTGDEDGQPAGNPQSGLRQQPQTVPVGFQSERSDVAMPSNQTVAGQDSGPQYGGPGSPDESGSDLGGTPAPVDVSPDEDVYSMQDARLGADMTLNQDDLAKMFDVSKVEDFSADDPANPLNVQRRRQERQAGE; encoded by the coding sequence ATGGCATTAGCACTCTATAGGCGGTATCGTCCTGACACATTTGACGGCATTATCGGTCAGGGCCAGGTCACGGTACCCCTGTCTCGGGCACTGGATGAGCACAAGCTCACCCATGCCTACCTCTTCTCGGGTCCCAGGGGATGCGGGAAGACCAGTAGTGCGCGAATCTTCGCCCGGTGCATCAACTGCGCCGAGGGTCCCACCAGCCACCCTTGTGGGGAGTGTGACAGCTGCAAGGACCTGGCCACAGGCGGCCCGGGGTCAATCGATGTGGTGGAGATTGATGCGGCCAGCCACAACGGGGTCGATGATGCAAGGGAACTCAGGGAGCGTGCGGGCTTCGCGCCTGTGCGTGACCGGTACAAGATATTCATCCTCGATGAGGCCCATATGGTCACCCAGCAGGGATTCAACGCCCTGCTCAAGATTGTCGAAGAGCCGCCAGAGCATGTCATGTTCATCTTTGCGACCACCGAACCGGAAAAGGTCATCGGCACGATCCGGTCCAGGACCCATCATTACCCCTTCCGTCTGGTTCCCCAAGAGGTCATGGGTCCGTATCTGGAGGAAATCTGCTCCAAGGAGGACATCAAGGCCGAGCCTGGTGTGCTGAAGCTGACCATGCGGGCAGGCGGCGGTTCCGTGCGCGATACCCTCTCCGTTCTGGACCAGCTTATGGTGGGGGCCGTGGATGGTGCCATCACCTATGACTCGGCCGTGGCCCTCCTGGGCTTCACCCCCGAATCCCTGATTGGTGAGGCGGTGGATGCCCTGATCAATCATGACGGGACCGGCCTGTATGGAGTAATCCAGAAAGTGGTGGTTGGCGGATTCGAACCGCAGCGGTTTGTCGAGGATCTCCTGGCCCGTGTCCGCGACCTCCTGGTGTTGAAGTTGGCCGGCGACAAGGCCGAGAGTGTGCTGAGCGAGGACTCCGATGCCGATCAGGTCGCAGACCTGCACCGCCAGGCGGATGCCCTGGGATTGACCACCTTGACTTCGATGGCCGACTGTATCAATAAGACCCTGGCCAGCATGAACGGGACCACCTCGCCCCGAATGCGGCTGGAATTGCTTGCGGCGCGTCTCCTTGCCATAGGGTGTGAACCCATGGAGGCCCCTCAGCAGGCCCGGTCTGCCGACTCTGCGGCCACCAGGCCGGCCGTGCCTGCTCGGTCAGGTTTTATCGGATCCGGCAACCGTACCGGTCAACAAGAACGCAATAACCCTGAAGCAATGCCGGACAAGACCGCATCGCAGACACATTCCAGCGATGGGCCGGTACAGTCCCCAACCCAGCAGGCCCCAAGCACCAGGCAATCCCAGACTGCCGACCAGACCGGCCCGGCTCGTTCGGAATCTGGAGCGCAGTCGGATACTGCTCCACAATCCTCTCCTGCTCCGCAGGGCTCGTCCTCTGTTGCAGATGGACAGGAACCGATTCCAAGCGGAGCCGAGCTGGACAAGCGTTGGGATGCCCTGGTTGCCGCCTTGCCGGATGAGGTCCGCGATTATGTGACCAGGAGCAAGGTGCCTACCGTGTCCATGAAGACCGGTTCCTCAGGTAGGCAAATGCTGGCCATGACTTTCGACAGACCACTGAGCCAGCATGCCTTCGCCATGGCTGTAACCTCCCAGAGTGTGGATGGTGAGACCAAGGTTCCCAAGATCGTCATGGTCCGGGCTCGGCAGGAGTTCGGCGACAAGACCATGATTGCCCCCTCCGGGACGGCCGCCAATGGTGAGCAGGTGGAGTCGGTCGCCAAGATGACGCCACAACGCCGTGCCGAGGTGAAGAAGGAAGTCGCCTTGGCGCGCGCCAACCTGTCGACCATGAATCTGGATTCGGCCGTCATGCCTCACGCCGCCTCCGACATGAACCACACGGGACGCGACACGGCAGGCACCAAGAGTGAAACCGGTGGGAAGAAGTCCCCGGCCGGTGACCAGGCGGAATCCGGCGACGGATCGGATGACGCCCACCACCCAGGAAGACCTACCGGCCCGGAAACGTCAGTAAGCCAGGTTGTTCCGGAGGGGCGGGCCGTTCCGGCCAAGCAGTCGGCTTCCGGCCCCCTGCCGGCAGCAGGATTCGGCTCAACAGACTCCTATATGCAGGATGATGAGGATGACCCTTGGGCCCATCCGACACCTGTGCGAGCGACCGGGGAATCCGGCGACCGAAAGCAGGATGAACAGCCCGAGGAACATGAGACCAAGAAAGTCGCCGTTCCTGATCTGAGTGATGATATTGATCCCTGGGCGGTTCCCGAGCAGGCAGCCCCTGCTGCTGAGTCGGGTTCGGCTCCGATTGATTCCAGCGGGAGCACCGTGCCTGCCGCTGGGGATGCGGCCGCTGGCCTATCGTCCGGCAGTGCTGAGCGGATGACCGGGGATGAGGACGGGCAACCAGCAGGTAACCCTCAGAGCGGCCTTCGGCAGCAGCCGCAGACCGTTCCTGTCGGCTTCCAGAGCGAGCGATCCGACGTGGCCATGCCGTCGAATCAGACGGTCGCTGGGCAGGATTCCGGCCCGCAGTATGGCGGTCCCGGATCACCGGATGAGTCCGGATCGGATCTGGGTGGAACTCCCGCGCCTGTAGACGTCAGCCCTGATGAAGACGTCTACTCAATGCAGGATGCCCGGTTGGGGGCCGATATGACCCTGAACCAGGATGACCTGGCCAAGATGTTCGATGTATCCAAGGTCGAGGACTTCTCCGCCGACGATCCAGCCAATCCGCTGAATGTGCAACGCAGGCGACAGGAACGACAGGCGGGTGAATGA
- a CDS encoding Rv3654c family TadE-like protein, whose product MRPWWDGADKGSGSVLGIVLVSLAAMGLVLVAMVGNLLICRGRAQTAADAAALSAATALYEGRDSPCVRAASVAAANKGTLTTCTVEEEDVLVDVGVDTSVLIVPRVVQSSRAGPVDCG is encoded by the coding sequence GTGAGGCCGTGGTGGGATGGTGCAGACAAGGGGTCCGGGTCGGTCTTGGGTATCGTTCTTGTTTCCTTGGCAGCGATGGGGCTGGTGCTTGTCGCTATGGTGGGGAACCTGCTCATCTGCCGGGGCAGGGCGCAAACGGCAGCCGATGCAGCAGCCCTGTCCGCCGCGACGGCCTTGTACGAAGGCAGGGACTCACCCTGTGTCCGGGCCGCGTCCGTGGCTGCCGCCAATAAGGGGACCCTGACAACCTGTACGGTTGAAGAGGAGGATGTCCTGGTCGATGTCGGGGTTGATACCTCGGTTCTCATCGTTCCCAGGGTGGTCCAATCGTCTCGCGCCGGGCCGGTCGACTGCGGCTGA
- a CDS encoding DUF4244 domain-containing protein, protein MPNGGHGFAGLKAVRARLSQKVYDLVRRLHLMVLVLIRRGAVRLKVLTSRPESGAATAEYAVVLIAATAFAGLLLVILKSDTVRSLLSALVKQALSV, encoded by the coding sequence ATGCCCAACGGGGGTCATGGATTCGCTGGACTGAAAGCGGTACGGGCGAGATTGTCCCAGAAGGTGTATGACTTGGTTCGCCGTCTGCATCTTATGGTTCTCGTGCTGATTCGACGAGGTGCCGTCAGGTTGAAGGTGCTGACCTCGCGGCCAGAGTCCGGAGCTGCGACGGCCGAGTATGCCGTGGTTCTGATAGCAGCGACGGCCTTTGCCGGTCTGCTCCTGGTCATACTCAAGTCCGATACCGTGCGTTCCCTCCTGTCGGCACTGGTCAAACAGGCCCTGAGCGTCTGA
- a CDS encoding type II secretion system F family protein: MRSRLGCGGRVNPPLTLVLEMVAVSLRQGASIPFALEGVGRTLGGAYAETMIRVARLLVEGNDWYFSWAQAMRHPRIGEAMTVLSGCLESSWLHGTSPLNRMDTTIEQVERKTRSRLDQETARLSIRILMPTGLCILPAFVLIGVIPCIAAFAGGMF; encoded by the coding sequence CTGCGCTCGCGGTTGGGATGTGGCGGGAGGGTCAATCCTCCGCTCACGCTGGTTCTGGAGATGGTGGCGGTAAGCCTGCGTCAGGGTGCCTCGATTCCCTTTGCTCTGGAGGGTGTGGGGCGCACCCTTGGCGGTGCCTATGCGGAGACCATGATTCGGGTGGCCCGGTTGCTGGTCGAGGGCAATGACTGGTATTTTTCCTGGGCGCAGGCCATGAGGCATCCCCGGATCGGAGAGGCGATGACGGTTCTTTCGGGTTGTTTGGAATCCTCATGGTTACATGGAACTTCGCCCCTGAACCGGATGGACACCACCATTGAACAGGTGGAACGGAAGACCCGCAGTCGACTGGATCAGGAGACAGCCAGGCTATCCATCCGGATACTGATGCCCACCGGGCTTTGCATCCTGCCGGCCTTTGTCCTCATAGGTGTCATTCCCTGTATTGCTGCCTTTGCGGGCGGGATGTTCTGA
- a CDS encoding CpaF family protein: MTFGYLNDLVQDSAVTDIAVTGEGRVWADRGRGMEEEMLEPGFASPGAVRDFAVQLCSQLGKRLDDARPIADASNEAGIRIHAVLAPLVPSGASLSIRLPSRRHPGLEELVASGLCPYSWLFILKALVVNRATLLVTGGTGVGKTTLLRSLLALCPPCERLVTVEEVRELGTIAGHGNQVALAARESNVEGAGAVGLVDLVKATLRMRPDRIILGECRGEEVSDLLRAFNSGHTGGMVTLHADSVERVPSRLASLGLLAGLRPTAMAALAEGAFDVVIHLERDGGQRHIAQIGRLTMGREGALVGLPICTWSGKDQPRYGPAWGPFAKQWGIRTSAGDRGGG; this comes from the coding sequence TTGACCTTTGGGTACCTGAACGATTTGGTGCAGGATTCGGCCGTCACGGATATCGCCGTCACCGGAGAAGGAAGGGTCTGGGCTGACAGGGGGAGGGGCATGGAGGAAGAGATGCTGGAGCCTGGGTTTGCATCGCCCGGGGCCGTCCGCGATTTTGCGGTCCAGCTCTGCTCCCAGCTGGGCAAGCGGTTGGACGATGCCCGCCCTATTGCGGATGCCTCAAATGAGGCGGGTATCCGCATCCATGCCGTGTTGGCCCCGCTGGTCCCCTCCGGGGCCTCCCTGTCCATACGACTTCCCTCACGTCGCCACCCTGGCTTGGAGGAGCTGGTCGCTTCGGGGCTCTGCCCCTATAGCTGGCTCTTCATTCTCAAAGCCCTGGTAGTGAACCGTGCCACCCTCCTGGTCACCGGGGGAACGGGGGTGGGCAAGACCACTCTTCTGCGGTCTCTCTTGGCGCTCTGCCCACCCTGCGAGCGACTGGTCACCGTTGAGGAGGTGCGTGAGCTGGGAACCATCGCAGGGCATGGCAACCAGGTCGCTCTGGCTGCGCGGGAGTCCAATGTGGAGGGGGCAGGTGCCGTTGGACTGGTCGACCTGGTCAAGGCCACCCTGAGAATGCGGCCGGACCGAATCATCCTGGGGGAGTGCAGGGGCGAGGAGGTATCCGACCTCCTGAGAGCCTTCAACTCCGGACATACGGGAGGGATGGTCACCCTCCACGCCGACAGCGTGGAGCGGGTTCCCTCGCGGCTGGCCTCTCTGGGCCTTCTGGCTGGTCTGAGACCCACCGCAATGGCTGCCCTGGCCGAAGGGGCGTTCGATGTGGTGATTCATCTGGAGCGCGACGGGGGCCAGCGCCATATTGCACAGATAGGAAGGTTGACCATGGGGAGGGAGGGGGCGTTGGTGGGTCTGCCGATCTGTACATGGTCGGGAAAAGACCAGCCCCGATACGGTCCAGCCTGGGGTCCATTTGCCAAACAGTGGGGAATCAGGACCAGCGCCGGGGATCGAGGCGGGGGATGA
- a CDS encoding TadE/TadG family type IV pilus assembly protein, which translates to MARPGGRSQPEKDGSDSGTVTAEFAIVLPAVMALAILLLALTQTVRTGMICQEAANAAAREVVVHQGGGDPAAITARMAGGSSVLSRERSGHQVRVTLSCPLVSTPLGVLPPRIQGRAVAILEE; encoded by the coding sequence ATGGCAAGACCGGGTGGGCGCAGCCAGCCGGAGAAAGACGGATCTGATTCGGGGACGGTAACGGCGGAGTTCGCCATAGTGCTTCCGGCTGTCATGGCTTTGGCCATACTGCTCCTGGCCCTGACCCAGACCGTTCGCACCGGCATGATCTGTCAGGAAGCCGCTAATGCCGCGGCCCGTGAAGTGGTGGTTCACCAGGGTGGGGGCGACCCGGCCGCAATTACGGCCCGGATGGCCGGGGGCTCTTCTGTTTTGTCGCGCGAACGTTCCGGTCACCAGGTCCGGGTCACCCTCTCCTGCCCCCTTGTCTCCACTCCGCTTGGGGTTCTGCCTCCCCGTATCCAGGGCAGGGCCGTAGCGATTCTCGAGGAGTGA
- the recR gene encoding recombination mediator RecR — protein MAGTYDGAIQDLIDSFAKLPGIGPKGAQRIAFHLLGVDRQSAQDLADAIITVKEKVRFCEICGNVCETSPCPICQDPRRDRSVICLVEEPKDVMSIERTGEYRGLYHVLGGAIDPMSNVGPGDLRIPELLQRLKSGEVKEIILALDPNIEGEATTTYLARLLDPLEITVTRLASGLPVGSDLEYADEITLGRAISGRRAV, from the coding sequence ATGGCGGGAACCTATGACGGAGCCATTCAGGATCTGATTGACTCATTTGCCAAACTCCCCGGGATAGGGCCTAAAGGGGCGCAACGGATAGCCTTCCACCTTCTGGGTGTGGACAGGCAGAGTGCCCAGGACCTGGCCGATGCCATCATTACGGTCAAGGAGAAGGTCCGCTTCTGCGAGATCTGTGGGAATGTCTGTGAAACCAGTCCCTGCCCAATCTGCCAGGATCCTCGCCGCGACCGGTCCGTCATCTGCCTGGTCGAGGAGCCCAAGGATGTGATGAGCATCGAGCGGACCGGCGAGTACCGCGGTCTGTACCACGTTCTGGGCGGGGCCATTGACCCCATGTCCAACGTGGGGCCCGGCGACCTGCGAATCCCTGAGCTGCTGCAGAGGCTCAAGTCGGGCGAGGTCAAAGAGATCATCCTGGCACTGGACCCCAATATCGAAGGCGAAGCCACAACCACCTACCTGGCCCGGCTCCTGGATCCGCTGGAAATCACAGTGACCAGGCTGGCCAGTGGTCTGCCTGTAGGCAGCGATCTGGAGTATGCGGACGAAATAACCTTGGGTCGGGCCATCTCCGGTCGTCGCGCGGTCTGA